One part of the Solanum dulcamara chromosome 3, daSolDulc1.2, whole genome shotgun sequence genome encodes these proteins:
- the LOC129883665 gene encoding uncharacterized protein LOC129883665: protein MGHIKKNCRVKQNQPQQHHAQQANFVEESEKEEESLFMASHKENTSNKSSWFIDSGCTSHMSQMSSCFTHLTSRSKLKLGWEMVKQSMHMERVQLPFKLHKGKHCLVFDSKDSLIVKVEMVDKSFPLDGKFDSANFASMDDSWLWHKRYGHFNYATLKSMYEKDLTKELPEISLSKEVCEACQMGKVHSKSFPKSATWRATEKLELGHTDVCGPMQTSSLG, encoded by the exons ATGGgtcatattaagaaaaattgCAGGGTCAAGCAGAATCAGCCACAACAACATCATGCACAGCAGGCAAATTTTGTTGAAGAGTcggaaaaggaagaagaaagcttGTTTATGGCTTCTCATAAAGAAAACACAAGCAACAAATCCTCATGGTTCATAGACAGTGGATGCACGAGTCATATGTCACAAATGAGCTCTTGTTTCACACACTTGACAAGTCGTTCAAAGCTAAAGTTAGGATGGGAAATGGTGAAACAGTCGATGCACATGGAAAGGGTTCAGCTGCCTTTCAAACTACACAAG GGCAAACATTGTTTGGTTTTTGACTCTAAAGATAGTTTGATTGTTAAAGTAGAAATGGTGGATAAATCTTTTCCTTTAGATGGGAAGTTTGATAGTGCAAATTTTGCAAGTATGGATGACTCATGGTTGTGGCACAAAAGATATGGGCATTTTAACTATGCTACTTTAAAGTCTATGTATGAGAAAGACTTGACTAAAGAATTACCTGAGATCTCACTGTCTAAAGAAGTTTGTGAGGCATGTCAGATGGGTAAGGTACACAGTAAATCATTTCCTAAAAGTGCTACTTGGAGGGCAACTGAAAAACTTGAACTAGGTCACACTGATGTGTGTGGACCTATGCAGACATCATCTTTaggataa